The genomic region aaataaataagtctggCCCATTCTGCAGTCGTCATGGTCAGGATTCACAGTGTTCATGTGCTTTATATAAGGTTTGTAAGTCTCAGTTTTGGGAAAGTCAAGTTAAAAACTCAGTACATCAATGCTGCAGTTGTATCTTCCTCAGTCCTTGGAGCTAGTCAGGAAGTGCTCTGGTTTGGGCGTAGAGATGTCTCTCCTTGCCAGCTGGATTGGCAAGTGGACATTGAGAatgttgtgtgtgttctgtgaTGAACACAATCCATATTTAACTCCAAGGCAATCCAAATTCTGTTCCTAGAAACACTAAATTCTGTGAATATATTATGCAGATTTCcccatatttgtttgtttgttgcagtTTTGTTAGCCATGGCAAGGAAGCTACGTCATGAATTAAGTagcagagctggtgtgcctgTGTTTGGCTAAAAGAGAAGCAATGGCTTGTGTACCAATCATGCACAGAAAAACCATTCATTCCTCTTTTGCTTGAGAAGCTTTGGCTGCCCTACTCTGTACTGTGGAGCTGGCAAGTGTTAAAAGTCAACTCGGCTGCTGCTGGCCATATCCAGTGCTGAGACAAAAGGGAAGTTGGGAGGCCCTCTGCAATGTGCAGTGTCTGCGTACTTAAAATACTACCTTTAATCGGTCTCGGATTTGAATTGCCCCTAAAACCTCCTCATCACCTTAAAGCTGTTGAAGGAACTCTCAGTGGTTGCCCCCCAAATGTAAATCTGTGCAATCCATATTTCACTGGTCTTCTCAACCACATTGTTTCCCACAATTAACTCTTCTTAACTGCTTATAGTTGGACCCTTCAGGGGGATGTACAGGGTTAGGGTGGCCGCTTACCCAGATgagaagaatggcagttgcttAGTTACATATACTCAAGCATTTGCAAACTAAATGATTGTTGGTTCTCATGAACTAATGAAGGAACCGATCCAGGTAGTAAATTCTTACCTGTAGATACAAGGTATTTGCAAATCTTAATAATCAAACATGTTATGATTACAGGATTATTTCTCTTTCCCCTGAAACATAAAACCTGTTGCacaaaatggggtgggtgggtgcttaATGAATATGTGGCCTTTGAAGATTGTATCTTTTTGAGAATTTTGTAGCACCTGACAGTATTGTAGCTTTATATCCCTGTTTCAGTAAAAAGCAGTTGGAAATTGGAAGAGTTTTGAACCCTTCCATATAAGTCAGCTCTCAACATGCTGAGCTGTTCTGATGCTGACAGCTTATTTGTATGCAAACTTCCAGTGCTCCAGTTTTGTTGTCTGAGTGGAAGATTGAGGAGAAATTCCGTGAGAAGCAGAACTGATACACCATTGCTGTGGAATGCTAAGGGGTAGCTGTGCccgtctgttgtagcaaaattacaCATGACACAAGTGCAGGAGCACCTAGTTTATTCATTGTGGAATGAGCAGTCATAGGTAAAGGTGGATTCCACAAGTCATATAGACTGAAGCATCGTGCCACAATGAACGCCTTTTAAGGTGCTTTATCGCTTTTTGAAGGATTTTTCCCTGGAAAGCACTTCCCTGGAAGAAATGACATGCAACCAACAGGATAAGGAGTGTATTTTTCCTGCTTATGTACTCATGTTGCCATTAGCTTTGTGGGTACTGAAAAACCATAGCCAAATATGCACTTGTAGCATGCAGCAATCAGCATGCACATTTACTGCACCAGAGGACTTTCCATGTAACAGAAATGGTTAACGGCTGCAGCTACAGTTTCTTGCTCTTCTGAAATGGCATTTATGCTGAGATCTGAACCCAACTCTCTCTTCAGTCAAGGTTGGACAACCTGGACTGGGGGTTGCATTCTGGGTTTTTCTCTCAATGAGGTACACACACGGTttgagattagggttgccaggttctcttaCCCTCCTGGGCAGCGGGCAGAAACACACTTGTTTTATTCTCCTTGCGTGCAAAgtgcgtgtgtgcactttgcacagcacaattacatcacttccgggagtgacatcattgtgcaggtgctCCCGCGCTTTGCGCCGGACTGATTTGAACCCCAAACGTAACTTTGTAGATGCCTGAATTGGTCTAACAGTTCCTTTACCAGCTGCCCACCCACAGCCCCACATGTGCTCAATTTTTAAAAGAGTGTGTCGTTTTAAGACAAACTTGTGCATGTTTTGTTTCCCCAAAcacacacttttctttttaaagctctTGTGCTAGATCCCCCACTCAACTAGAGGTTCTTTGGAAGTATCTGTTAAAGAGAAAACTCTTAGGGAATGTGGTTGTAGGAGTAGGTGCTGTGCACACACCCTCTGGGCTGTGGACTTTGACCAGTCACTGGTGCAAGAGAAGCTGTCCCTTTCCTGCTTTAGGATCTTCCCTTTCCATTTGGCTTGCTCATTGAGAGGGGTTACTTTTTATTTATGTGCAAAAAGTTCTGCTAAAAACATCCACCAAAGTATTCTGCAGTCCAGAGTTTCAAGCAAAAGGCTTTGCTCCTGCTGAGTTTTCCGTGCTTTTGTTTTATGCTACTGATACTGATGTGGAAGGAGTTGTGTTTGGAACAGAGTTTGCTGCAAGAGCATTGTGCGTTTTAACAGCTTCTCCAAGAGCAACTTCCTGTGTGTGCCCAAGATCCAAAGTCCAGCTTTCAAGTTGTgtggtgagaggaggggggggggagtgtggtcAGCATCAAAAGAATTTTTTGAACAGCTTCTCTTTAGCAGTCAAACCAGCTTTTAGGTTAAACATTAGGGAGCATATATTGAAACTTCTGTGATCAACCCAAGTTACAAATCAGACAGATGTGCATGGGTTTCTTTGATttctgcataatttattctgcagtTTTTACTCAGCTGCTAATCACAGAAAGGAGCGAAATACTGTTTGGGGTGCTGAAGCTCCACCCTCTGGCCAATGGAAATCTTACTCATTAACATCAACTTCTAAGATTTCCCATTGTGTTGCTCATACACTTCTAAGCACATCAGGACAACCCGGAGGGCTAGAAAACTAACTTCTAAATGAAAGCCAGGTGGTTTGGCAAGCTGTGTTTTGTAGCTTTCTGTGATCCTGAAGAACTGGCATGTACAACACCCTGGCTGACAAATAAGGTATTCCTCTTTCCCCTTTGCTCCAGGGTCACTGGCCAGCTACTTCCTGACTCCAAATGCAGTGATCAGTTGAAATCTTGGAGTGCCGTTTTGTTTGCCTAGTTGCTTGTATTATATAAACCAGTAACCTAGTGTTGGTTTGTTTCTTCCAGGTTCATGTTGGGAAGGGGTCTGAAACGCAAGTTGAGTGATTATGAAGAAAACATGGCTGGGCTCTCAAGTGCCTTTGATTCCAGTCGAAACCTGCCCTATCCTCTCAAGAGGCAGTTGGTGCTCAACGTGTGCCTCGCCAAGTTACAGACATACAAGATGCTGGTGGAACCAAACTTGCACCGCTCTGTCCTTATAGCCAACACAGTCAGGCAAATCCAGGAGGAGATGAGGCAAGAAACTAGCCAGCAGCTCCTGAATATGTGCAACGGGCTCAGCACCAGCCCTTCTGGTTGCATGAGCGTGGATTCGTCTGTAATACCTTTACATCTTTTCCCTTGTGATAACCAGCAGGAGCCAAATGGTTATGAACCACGGCCAGTAGAAGGCCCCCTTGAAAACAGCTTGTTGATGGTTTCTGATAACGACATGTCATCTGCCATTTCCTCTATTCTGAAAGACTTGGACTTCATGGAGGATGTGAGCCCACCTACCTATTTGACTGCACCTGGAGATGATCAGTTCAAGGCTTCTGAAAGCCCTGGTGTTCGGTCAGACGATGAGAGACAAGATCTGAAGGGAGTGGAATGTGCATTTGGCTCCTTTGAAATTTCAAACTCTACTAGCTACTTGAAAGACTTGGCTATAGATGACATCTTTGAAGATATTGACACTTCAATGTATGATTCAGACTTTGACTGCCCCTCACTAACGCTTCCAAGACCCTCCCCTGTTGCCCCTGCAGAAGAGACTTTGAAAACCTTCCCTTCTTGCAATTCTTCCTCAGCAAGCAACATCCCGATATGTAGAAGCGATTTGAGTGACTTGGACCACATCATGGAGATTCTTGTTGGGTCCTGACACTCCCCTCCTAAAAGAAGTCCAAAGAGACATTCTTATCCTGCCACATTTGAATTAAGACCACAGAGAGGAAGCAGCAGAATGCTTTGTCGAAGTGGCAACCAGAGGCATTGTCTTTGAATGGTCCTGAAAACCTCTCCAAAACTCATATATAAACCAAAAAATGTGGCTGGCTTTtatgtaaaaaaatatttattgaacCGATtgtgcaatctttttttttttttttggtccttcTGGGGCATATGCAAAGAATGTCTCTCTTGCACATCCCCTTTCTACCCTTATTCCAGCAGAAATAACTTTTTAATGTGCAATTTTTATTCTGAAAATTTGAATACATGAATTTTCATAAAAGGGGAAAATATCTTCTGAAGTAAAgattctattttttaaatgtcTGACTACGTGCTATGTTGGCATTCACTGGAGTTGCATACTTGGAGTTTGCAGCCTCAGTAAatagatatatttaaaaaaaatggaaagacaaaaaaaaacacacctcTTCCCTTTTGTTGAAGGAGCCTCAAGATGCTTGGAAGCAAAATACCTTGCATTTTGTAAAGCATTCAAAActatttatttttgtaaattttttagCCTTTCTACATTTTACAATATTGATCCATCATAGTTTGGAGATGATGAATTTCTGATCGGATCTGGGTGGCACTACCTCTATAAGCTGAAATGCTTTAACTTTTTCCAGTGCTTTGTCTAACACTGCAGATCTTTTCCCCCCTTGGATGGCATGTGATGTGCAGGACTGGAGAAGCAAAGAAATTGTTGACAGCAACTTGGCTGGTGAAATTGGATGGTATTTAATTGTACGCATTTACAAATGTAATTTATATGTAGATTATCCAGTTTTAAAACTTTGTCAGTATTATGTGCATCAATTTTGGGTaatctgggatttttttaaatgttagtaTATTTAACTGTACATGTAGAAATATTTTAACTCTTTGGAGAATATTGTATCTTTGCAACAAATTTTTAGATTTTATGTGCAATATATCActtaaacagaatttttttttgcacaccctgTCTTGCAAGAAAAAGTCGTTAAATCCAAATGGCAGATAAACATTCAAGATGCCTAATGGGCCAGTCTTGGAGGCGCATAAACTGCTGGTAATTTTATGCAGAAGCTCTATAGAAGATTGGAAAGTCTGCTGTTTCACAGTTGCCTGTCAAAGATGTTCACCGTGGAATGTACTTTCTCTGCATGGCTGGGTCGATTTGCCCCTCCTATAAAATTCTAAGAATAGAGTTCAGTATCACGAGGAGCCCCTCTCCATCTTCAGTAACTCCTCTCCATCTTCAGTGGGTTAGGACAGAGTCCTCATGAAGGGAGTTACATTGCCATGGGCAGCAGCAGCTTCGGCTCTGTCCTGCTGAGTTAGTTTCTGTTAATCATGACCACAGTGCTATCTACAGGTTGAGGTGTCCATACAGTTTAGATTGGTCGTTACCGTTTACTGTCTGACTATAGCTGGCTTGTTGGAATTGACCCTTTCTCCTATCCTTGCAagtagatcaaggtgggtagccatgtttgtctgtagtagtagtaaacagcaagagtccagtagcacctataagagtgaCAAAgattgtggtggggtatgagcttttgtgagttacagctcacttcttcagtgagtGACTAATAGTGGGATCTGAAGAAGCAAACTCCcaaaagctcattccctgccACAAActgtgttagtcttgtaggtactactggactcttaactcttttctactgcgttaTTGGATGTGAGTTTAACACAATAGCGCATGGGCATTGCAGAATCATCCCTCTGTGCACTCACACACTTGCCGGCTAGCGGTAGAAGCCTTTGTTAGGAGAACAGGCAGGCTCAGTAGCAAGCAACACAGCTGACAGAAACTAGAGTTGACTCCACGGTAGAAAGAACCATTATTCCAGCAGTTGTATTGCTGTTGCACAATCTTTCCTCTCAAAAAGATTGTGCCACCCATTTTCTTTACTACTTCCATTTTACTGTTTAAGGAGAATCTGCCAAGCGTCAGCAGAACTGAAAACCTTCCATGGTTTAATCTCAAATTGAGTGAAATAGCCATCTACTTCAACTCCGGTGCTGGGTTTCTGCCTCCCACCACAGACATGAATGTGTCAGTCTTACGCCGCAGATAGTGCAAAATAAGTCACATTCTGTTGGCCCACTGCATATTTTAGCAGTCTGAAAAGTATTGGTGCATTAACGTGCACATGGTGTGCTAATGGATCTAAATCACTGTGGACGTTTTTGCAAAACACAGTCCATTTCTGGAGTAAAGGGATTAGATCAAAAAATGCTCAAGTCTCAGAATGTATACAGATTGTGCATAAATGCTCCTTTATATGTAAAAATGCGAATCTAGAAAATTGTAAGGGCCTTCTGCACTGTGATGAAGCAGAATTGTGGGTGAAATATTTTTTAACTCCTGTGATAATAAATATTTCAATCTAAAGCCCTTGTTCTCATCTATAGATGTGATTCTTACTTAgttcaaaaaattatttttacatgTACTAAATATTTGAAGTTGCATTCCTGTTTCAGCTGTCATCTTTCCAATAGACAGagataataacaaaaacaacattcaatttatatgcagcccttcaggacaacttaatgcccacctgAAGGAGTTTacaaagtttattattattatctccacaacaatcacaacaatgaggtgggtgggactgagatagctctaaaagagctgtgactgacccaaagttcaagcggaggagtggggaatcaaacccggttctccagattcgagtcctgccactcctaaccactacacttaaTTGAGCTTGGAGCAGGCTTCTCCCTGGGCTTGTGTCATCTTCATCTCCAGCGTTTTCTCTTCCCACCCTATCCAAGCTCAAGGAAGTGACAGTGATGggcatgtgcaaagtaaaaaatGTGCTAAGGAGAGTCAGGCTCTGTTTCTTAGTCTTTTAGTGATGGTAAAGCCTTCTGGACAACCTCTCACTTTCCAAAGAGATGTTGAGTGTGAAGGTGTTTGgtcaacattaaaacagcttctTCCACCTCACTGTGTGTAAGCATTAAATCTGCATACAACTCTGACTGGAAAACTTCAGTATCTAATACAGCCCTGTACTAACTATTGGTGGAGCCAGGCAGCGTTTCTACtagtaaaaataaaagagttggggggggggcttttgacTGCCAAAAAGGCTATCCTGGCTGGATTTCATCATACGGCTTTTAAGTAGTGGCTTTGTTGAAGAACCTAgtacttcatagaatcataaatgCCAGGGCTCCTTTGAATAGAAGTTTAGACAGAATTTCCATCAGAACAGAAATTTGTTGCAGCTCAAAAATatccccccaaatgctgctcctaggaCACCCCCTCCCCAGAACAGCATGATGGGGAATTTGCAAAaatcccctccctgccccccaggATAAATTTTCCACTAGAGCTTACTCATGGTCTTTGGTGGACTCAGCTAATTAATTAGCCTTCCCCAGACAGTTGAGATCATTACATGAATTACAATAAAATCTGTAAGAAACCAAGACCCCTAGAGTCTTTCAAAGCTCATGATTTTTACAACTAAATGGTATGTTACTATCTCATTGCTAGTATCAAGATGGCTCCTACtcgcttttctgctggtgaaagagGGACAAGGGGCCAGTCCCTCTTGACCACTGGGGAAATGGAATGTGGGACAGGAGTAGTAGTGAGGAGGGACATTGGCCAGTAGGCTCCAACCCTTAGAAAATGTGTCACGATCAGGATTTTGAAGTCAACCTGACCCTGAAGATCAACAGCCAGCATCCATAGCGATCTTGTTGCACCAAGTCATAAACTTTCATAAACTCTTAcgttcgacaatacatcttaagTGCACAGCTGACCTATCGGAGTGAGTGACTCTTGTTAGTGCCTTGCTGACGCTTAACACCACAGTGAGAGAGAATGTGGGCACCTTTTCCCCAGGATACTTTCAACATACCAGAGATTAAAAATATATGGGCTTCCTTCTATCTTAAACAGCTTAACCTTTTTTGAAATTTGCTCAAGTAGGAGTTTTagaaactggatttttaaaaacagggtCATGAGCCTTCTTCACGCATCTACCCTGTGCTGCCAATATTTCTAGTAGAGCTCtaagtggatagctgtgttggtccgtAATAAAAAGCAACATACAAGTCCAGTAtccccttaaagaccaagatgtccaggatataaactttcaagagcaaAGCATCTTTTATCAGATCTGAGGGAGCTTGACTTTAAAAAGCTGATAACCTGGaagtcttgttagtctttaagatgctaccggACTTGAACCCTGCTCTTCTAGCAAAGCATTTCCCTCAGAAACAATAGTCCTGATGCAGGAAATCTATGATCTCACGTCCCCTCCCTCTTAAAAAAAAGCTAACCTCAAAGCAGCCACACGGGGACATTCACCACACAAGCCCCACTTTCATAATCTAATTTGCCCCTGAAGCCCCTATTGCTACTATACAATGGCTTTGCAATTTAAAAAGATACTGAGATGAGAGATCCCACTTCAACTTGTCTGGCCTGATGGTTCATAAGTACCTGATTCTACGGCAGTCTCTTAAGTTTCCACCATCcagactgcaaaaaaaaaaaaaaaaacccacatgagACAATAGCTCATGTAATAGCTTCAATAGTTTTAGTTCTAACAGAAaatacttaaaagaaaaaaaaaggctagATTGCAAATCTTTTATTAAAGGCAACGTTACAAAAAGTATCAGTGCAGACTTGTTAATTGTCAACTGTCCTGTAAgaggtctgattttttttttaatttcagcctTGTTGAAGGACCTCTTACAAGGATGGTGGCATGCCTTCATACTGCATGCGCTTTCCACCGCAGGCTTTTGCCTGCCCGTTGCTTAGCAGCCGCTACTGCAAGGAAGCAGCTGGACATTGAGCTGAACTATTGCTATTAAAATGAAAAATCAGTGTGCAGTCGCTCCTAAAGGCAACTATAACGCCAAATTTGTTTCATACCAGAGTAGACAAACCCACACGGATCTTCCTCTCAGGAGTCTGGTTAGACTGCATTCATACCGGCACTTGGCACTGCATCGGACCAGATCCCACCTCATGCTGGCAAGGGAAGCTGCAGCATCGGCACGTGCATAAGATGACAGTGGGAGATGTACTAGATAGCCCCACACAGCATGTTCCAAGCAAGTGTCAAAGTGGCCTCAGAACTTAGAACTAGAATCAGAAAACTTGAGCAAGAGAAATCCACTTGCCTTTCTCTGTCATATACTTTAACAGGGCATCACAATGGGACAGAAAAGAGagtgaagcacacacacacacaccaacttgTTCGGTAATAGAACAATTGCCAAAGCAGCACAGCTGAAACAAAGGGACAGAGGTACTGGATCTATTTGCAGGATGTGCACTCAGGATATAAATAATACAAGGAAGCTGGGAAGGAGCTTGGGCATAAAAACGAGTAAAATTGAGAGATCACAAAAATAGCGAGTTTAAACAGGTCCCAACTCATTTTGGCTTCTAAAGGCAAATAGATTTCATACGTCTTAAGGATAAAATGCTATCCTCCCCTCAGTTAATGAACCTTTAATCTGGGTTTCGTTATTGTATCACTACATCCTTTAGGCATgtgaagtcttttttaaaaatccctttgccCACATGAGAAGAGGGAGTGAAACCCAGAATTCTGAGCAAGGCCTTTTCTCTTAGAAGGAATCCTTTGCTACCTGTGCAAAGGGGGGTATTCTTCACTGAGAAGATTAGTAACAGCAGAAAAGTTGCCCTAAAAGACATCTCGGCCACGTGTGGACACCGGGGAAGGCTGAGTGGGTTCTAGCTcacaccattcattcattcaacaggGAGATTCAGGTGTGTGCCTCACACCTGAGAGTCCTGTgtcacatgctttttaaaaatccattttggaGCATGTAGGGGTCCAattcatatggggagagggttGAGCCCCTCCCCTTGCTTTGCTGACCCCAAAGAGCCACATCAGTTTAGACCCTGCCCTCCTTTGGACCTGATCCAAATCCCACACCAGCATGCCTGAGAATTgaggtttaattttaaaaaaaaaaaaccactgggaGCACTGGACACAACTCCCCTTAGTTTAGTCCCAAACTCAAACTGGAATATTCTCCAACGTTCTTAGCTGCTGGGGTTTCCACAGCAGACAAGAAAGATGGGAGAAGAATCCCTGAAAGACACTTTGGAAAAAAACAGTGTATGCCGTCTTAAGAATCACCGCTTCCCTTAAGGGACCCTTGAGACCTGCAGTTTTGTAATAAGGCTGTTGTCTGTAATCCACTCGGCCCCAAATCCCAGTAACATCCTCTGGCTTGGACTAGCACCTCAGCACtgtctcccactctcctgacatACGGTGCTGTTGAACGGTCCTGAAAACTGCACTGCACAGAACTGCCATTCGCATGCAAATCAAGACAgaaaatggaaaggggggggggttcttacaTTTTCAAGTTATACCGGTGGAGACTCAGAAACAATAGTGGGCCTACACCAGTGCAACTAAATGGTCTGTCAGTTGCTTCTTGG from Eublepharis macularius isolate TG4126 chromosome 2, MPM_Emac_v1.0, whole genome shotgun sequence harbors:
- the LOC129325332 gene encoding SERTA domain-containing protein 2-like; the protein is MLGRGLKRKLSDYEENMAGLSSAFDSSRNLPYPLKRQLVLNVCLAKLQTYKMLVEPNLHRSVLIANTVRQIQEEMRQETSQQLLNMCNGLSTSPSGCMSVDSSVIPLHLFPCDNQQEPNGYEPRPVEGPLENSLLMVSDNDMSSAISSILKDLDFMEDVSPPTYLTAPGDDQFKASESPGVRSDDERQDLKGVECAFGSFEISNSTSYLKDLAIDDIFEDIDTSMYDSDFDCPSLTLPRPSPVAPAEETLKTFPSCNSSSASNIPICRSDLSDLDHIMEILVGS